A genomic stretch from Coffea arabica cultivar ET-39 chromosome 10c, Coffea Arabica ET-39 HiFi, whole genome shotgun sequence includes:
- the LOC140015961 gene encoding uncharacterized protein, whose amino-acid sequence MVEKLALPTLRHPTPYCLQWLNYSGDVRVTKQVQIPFRIEKYKDVVLCDVVPIQACHVLLERLWQFDKGITFDGITKKCSFKQGDKRIVLVPLTPSLVREDQESSIKESELESEKKKKQKAKSSKEGEKAEKIERKKAYSEPAKEERKERRQNLLIKTNIVRKVLSINTPVFVLLCKEVMVITSDFTNTLPSSIVSLLQEYDDVFPNEIPSGLSPIRGIEHQIDLVPGASLPNKPAYKMRPDETKELQCQIDELLTKGWALERLSPCVVPVILVPKKMEVDKCAPTGIKVDEDKVKAIREWPTPSTVGEVRSFHGLASFYRRKNIQTWEECLSHVEFAYNRTVHGSTRFSPFEIVYGFNHLTPLDLSPLSSSEHVNLDGAKRADFVKKLHKQVRLNIERKMDQVVQRVNKGRQRVVFESGNWVWLHLRKERFRIQRHNKLLP is encoded by the exons atggtggagaaactagcactTCCAACTCTACGACATCCGACACCGTATTGTTTGCAATGGTTGAACTATAGTGGGGATGTTCGAGTAaccaaacaagtccaaataccTTTCCGAATTGAAAAGTATAAGGACGTGGTACTTTGCGACGTGGTCCCGATACAAGCATGTCACGTATTGTTGGAAAGACTATGGCAATTCGACAAAGGAATTACCTTTGATGGCATTACCAAAAAGTGCTCTTTCAAACAAGGCGACAAAAGAATTGTTCTTGTACCACTAACTCCTAGCCTAGTTCGTGAGGATCAAGAGAGTTCGATAAAAGAAAGTGAGCTAGAGagtgagaagaaaaagaaacaaaaggccAAGAGTTCAAAAGAAGGTGAAAAGGCtgagaaaattgagaggaaaaaggcATATAGTGAGCCGGccaaagaggaaagaaaagagaggaggcAAAATCTACTGATAAAAACTAATATAGTGAGGAAAGTTTTAAGTATTAATACACCTgtctttgtacttttgtgcaaagaggtgATGGTTATTACAAGTGACTTTACTAATACTTTACCATCAAGTATTGTCTCTCTCTTGCAGGAATATGATGATGTCTTCCCCAATGAGATTCCAAGTGGACTATCACCAATTAGGGGAATTGAACATCAGATCGATTTGGTTCCAGGCGCTTCACTTCCTAACAAACCAGCTTACAAAATGAGACCAGATGAAACAAAAGAGCTACAATGCCAAATCGATGAACTCTTAACAAAAGGATGGGCGCTGGAAAGGTTAAGTCCATGCGTAGTTCCGgtcatcttggtgcctaaaaagATGGAAGTTGATAAATGTGCACCGACT GGAATCAAGGTGGACGAGGACAAAGTCAAGGCCATTCGAGAGTGGCCGACTCCAAGCACGGTGGGAGAAGTACGCAGCTTTCATGGTCTCGCAAGCTTTTATAGACG GAAAAATATTCAAACGTGGGAAGAATGCTTatctcatgttgagtttgcatacaaccGCACTGTGCATGGTTCTACTCGTTTTTCACCATTTGAGatagtctatggttttaaccatttaacaccactagacttatcacctttaTCTTCATCTGAGCATGTTAACTTAGATGGTGCTAAGCGGGCAgattttgtgaagaaattgCATAAGCAGGTCCGCTTAAACATTGAGCGAAAGATGGATCAAGTCGTtcaacgggttaacaagggacgccaacgcGTAGTGTTTGAGTCTGGTAATTGGGTGTGGTTGCACCTCCGCAAGGAGAGGTTCCGTATCCAAAGGCACAATAAACTACTCCCATGA